One genomic window of Paeniglutamicibacter sp. Y32M11 includes the following:
- a CDS encoding HAD-IIA family hydrolase, with protein MLISGFDALLSDLDGVVYAGNGAIPKAIDALKRLDENSVALAYITNNASRSPGAVAQHLIQLGAPASAEQVFGSADAGAELLAQKLPHGSRVLVVGSSYLRDCVSSFGMQIVASHLDKPVGVIQGFDPSIGWQDLAEAAYAIHGGAIWIATNTDRTIPRAEGIAPGNGSLVEAVSAATNTEPLVAGKPEPLLFRRAAETFEATHPLVVGDRLDTDILGGNKAGYSTVLVLTGVDSVHSALAARSAERPDYIINDLSGLYETYPIIEVTGFGIRCGSALASVKDGTITIVGDESDLDAWRAACSAWWLAHPHQDTAVQPTVVFSQTVLTTP; from the coding sequence ATGCTGATTTCAGGTTTTGACGCACTGCTTTCCGATCTTGACGGCGTCGTATATGCAGGCAACGGAGCAATCCCCAAGGCTATAGATGCCTTGAAGCGGTTGGACGAAAACTCCGTTGCCCTGGCATACATTACAAACAACGCCTCACGATCTCCGGGAGCGGTTGCTCAACACCTGATTCAGCTAGGCGCACCCGCGTCTGCCGAGCAAGTTTTTGGCTCGGCAGACGCGGGAGCCGAACTCCTCGCACAAAAACTGCCACATGGCTCCAGAGTCCTTGTGGTGGGCAGTTCTTACCTGCGCGACTGCGTCAGTTCCTTCGGAATGCAAATAGTCGCCAGCCACCTCGATAAGCCCGTGGGCGTCATCCAGGGATTTGATCCCTCGATCGGTTGGCAAGATCTAGCCGAAGCCGCCTACGCAATCCATGGTGGCGCCATCTGGATCGCCACCAACACCGATCGGACTATCCCGCGCGCCGAAGGCATTGCCCCGGGCAACGGTTCGCTGGTTGAGGCCGTCAGCGCCGCGACCAACACCGAACCGTTGGTCGCCGGAAAGCCTGAACCGCTGCTCTTCCGCCGCGCGGCCGAGACCTTTGAAGCCACGCACCCGCTTGTTGTCGGTGACCGATTGGACACGGACATCCTCGGCGGTAACAAGGCCGGATACAGCACCGTGTTGGTCCTGACCGGGGTAGATTCCGTCCACAGTGCTCTGGCAGCACGCTCAGCGGAGCGCCCCGATTACATCATCAACGACCTCTCGGGTCTCTATGAGACGTACCCGATCATCGAAGTCACCGGTTTCGGGATCCGTTGTGGCTCGGCCCTCGCCTCGGTCAAAGACGGAACTATCACCATTGTCGGTGATGAGTCAGACCTCGACGCGTGGCGCGCAGCGTGCTCGGCATGGTGGTTGGCCCACCCGCATCAGGACACCGCCGTGCAACCCACCGTGGTCTTCTCACAAACTGTCCTCACCACGCCGTAG
- a CDS encoding TlyA family RNA methyltransferase translates to MSRLDQELVTRSLARSRTDAARLIAEQRVILNGSVAAKAAKTVNETSKISVKPTDTEEFVSRAGHKLAGALVAFSQIEVEGKRCLDAGASTGGFTDVLLRRGADHVEAVDVGHGQLVAELRADARVHVHEGMNVRYLKAEDIGGQVALVVADLSFISLTMVMNALANATEPNGDLVLMVKPQFEIGREQLGRTGVVSGAFQRRKAVDIVITSAVGAGLSVRGLARSPLAGQDGNVEFFLWLRRTTDPKTQASPQSRVGTAAWPDVDYS, encoded by the coding sequence GTGAGCCGCCTTGACCAGGAGTTGGTCACCCGCTCCCTCGCCCGTTCTCGCACCGACGCGGCCCGCCTCATCGCGGAACAGCGCGTCATCCTAAACGGCTCCGTGGCCGCCAAGGCCGCAAAGACCGTCAACGAGACCTCAAAGATTTCCGTGAAACCTACGGACACCGAGGAATTCGTCAGCCGTGCCGGGCACAAGCTGGCCGGCGCCCTAGTGGCGTTCTCGCAGATCGAGGTCGAGGGCAAACGCTGCCTCGACGCTGGCGCCTCAACCGGTGGATTCACCGACGTGCTCCTCCGCCGCGGCGCAGACCACGTTGAGGCAGTAGACGTGGGACACGGGCAACTTGTCGCCGAACTACGCGCCGATGCCCGAGTGCATGTCCATGAGGGCATGAATGTTCGCTACCTCAAGGCCGAGGACATTGGGGGACAGGTAGCCCTCGTCGTGGCGGATCTATCCTTCATCTCCCTGACCATGGTCATGAACGCACTGGCCAACGCCACCGAGCCCAACGGCGATCTGGTGCTCATGGTCAAACCCCAATTTGAGATCGGCCGCGAGCAACTCGGACGCACCGGTGTGGTCTCCGGCGCCTTCCAACGGCGCAAGGCCGTCGACATTGTGATTACCTCCGCAGTCGGTGCCGGCCTCAGTGTGCGCGGCTTGGCCCGGAGCCCACTGGCCGGACAAGACGGCAATGTGGAATTCTTCCTCTGGCTGCGCCGAACCACGGATCCAAAAACTCAGGCTTCCCCACAATCCCGCGTCGGGACAGCTGCCTGGCCGGACGTTGACTATTCTTAG
- a CDS encoding NAD kinase, with translation MMRRILILTHTGRTDALLAAVETCAKLRAAGLIPVMRRLEMQAVRNIPEGENLQVEILDEDVALESIELGMVLGGDGSVLRAAELVRGAGVPLLGVNLGHVGFLAESERTALEETVQCICDRLFTVEERMTIDVQVWLDNRRIAHTWALNEAAIEKANRERMIEVVMEVDGRPLSTFGCDGVVMATPTGSTAYAFSAGGPVVWPEVEALVMVPISAHALFAKPLVVAPTSLLAIEILTRTDAAAVLWCDGRRTIELPPGARIEVTRSATPVRLARVNQTPFSERLVNKFELPIQGWRGPVEPRERETATTALPVITPSMQIVEPRHHDPKAEPDSLAHKDHRRQL, from the coding sequence ATCATGCGCAGGATCTTGATCCTCACCCATACAGGCCGAACCGATGCCCTTCTCGCTGCCGTGGAAACATGCGCCAAGTTGCGAGCCGCCGGACTGATCCCGGTCATGCGTCGATTGGAAATGCAAGCGGTCCGCAATATCCCCGAAGGCGAAAATCTCCAAGTTGAAATTCTCGACGAGGATGTCGCCCTCGAATCGATCGAACTTGGGATGGTGCTAGGAGGGGACGGAAGCGTGCTGCGCGCAGCCGAACTCGTTCGGGGTGCGGGAGTTCCACTGCTAGGTGTAAACCTCGGACACGTGGGATTCCTGGCCGAAAGCGAACGCACGGCGTTGGAAGAAACCGTCCAATGCATCTGTGACCGACTCTTCACCGTCGAAGAACGTATGACCATTGACGTGCAGGTTTGGCTCGACAACCGCCGCATCGCCCACACCTGGGCGTTAAACGAAGCCGCGATCGAAAAGGCCAACCGCGAACGCATGATCGAGGTGGTCATGGAGGTCGACGGGCGCCCGCTGAGTACCTTCGGGTGTGATGGGGTGGTCATGGCTACCCCCACCGGATCCACCGCCTATGCCTTCTCCGCCGGCGGCCCCGTCGTCTGGCCCGAGGTTGAGGCCCTGGTGATGGTTCCCATCAGCGCGCATGCACTCTTCGCCAAACCATTGGTTGTTGCTCCCACTTCGTTGCTGGCCATCGAGATCCTCACCCGCACCGATGCTGCAGCGGTGCTGTGGTGCGATGGACGACGAACCATCGAGCTACCGCCCGGTGCCCGTATCGAAGTGACGCGTTCCGCCACACCAGTACGCCTGGCTCGAGTGAATCAGACACCATTCTCCGAACGCCTGGTCAACAAGTTCGAGCTTCCCATTCAGGGTTGGCGCGGACCGGTTGAGCCGCGCGAGCGGGAAACCGCCACCACCGCGTTGCCGGTGATCACCCCCTCAATGCAAATAGTTGAACCACGGCACCACGACCCCAAAGCGGAGCCGGATTCCCTTGCTCACAAGGACCACCGGAGGCAGCTATGA
- the recN gene encoding DNA repair protein RecN: protein MIQEIRISDLGVISQATLPLGPGFSVVTGETGAGKTMVITALGLLLGRRADAGAVRHGAKQAVADATILLPATSKVLDRAEEAGALVERFDDEAELIITRTLSAEGRSRASVGGRAAPVGVLVELGEDLIAIHGQTDQLRLKGAAAQRDSLDKFAGAPLAKVLNSYQQTFDRWGSARSELEELVTASRERIREAESLQSALEEIDAVDPQPGEDVDLKNQSLKLSNVEALRSNANLAHESLNSEEYEAASVISLVEAAKHALDQVAADDVDIKALAERLNEIGILAAEISTDLAAYLSDLDAEGPERLASLEERRSDLNRLIRKYAPSIDEVIAWASTSRARLTEIQGDDGRIESLQAETESLRTEVLELAGKLSKLRAKAAKELATRVTAELAALAMPDAKFVLEIEKLTEPHRYGLDSITMLLQPHAGSSPRPLGKGASGGELSRVMLAIEVVLAAVDPVPTFVFDEVDAGVGGKAAVEIGKRLAMLAKHVQVIVVTHLPQVAAYADRHVRVIKSSNAQGADGAGFTASDVVLLDEGERVRELARMLAGQEDSSTAQAHAEELLGEAQLMVSSLS from the coding sequence ATGATCCAAGAAATCCGCATTAGCGACCTGGGCGTCATTTCCCAAGCGACCCTGCCGCTGGGCCCTGGCTTCAGCGTTGTCACCGGTGAGACCGGTGCCGGCAAAACCATGGTCATCACCGCACTGGGCCTGCTCCTTGGGCGCCGCGCAGATGCCGGGGCAGTACGCCACGGAGCTAAGCAAGCCGTCGCGGATGCAACGATTCTGCTCCCGGCCACCAGCAAGGTACTTGACCGTGCCGAGGAAGCCGGCGCCCTGGTTGAACGCTTTGACGACGAAGCCGAACTCATCATCACCCGTACCCTGTCCGCCGAAGGTCGCAGTCGTGCCTCGGTCGGTGGTCGCGCCGCCCCCGTGGGTGTGCTGGTTGAACTGGGCGAAGATCTGATCGCCATCCATGGTCAAACCGACCAGCTGCGGCTCAAGGGCGCGGCCGCACAGCGCGACTCACTGGATAAGTTCGCCGGCGCCCCGCTGGCCAAGGTCTTGAACAGTTACCAGCAGACCTTTGACCGGTGGGGGAGTGCCAGGTCCGAGCTTGAGGAGCTCGTGACGGCATCGCGCGAACGGATCCGCGAGGCAGAATCTTTGCAGAGCGCCCTGGAAGAGATTGACGCTGTTGACCCTCAGCCGGGCGAAGACGTGGATCTGAAAAACCAGTCGTTGAAGCTCTCAAATGTTGAAGCGTTACGGTCAAATGCCAACCTGGCCCACGAATCGCTTAACAGCGAGGAATACGAAGCAGCCAGCGTCATTTCCCTGGTCGAGGCGGCAAAACACGCCCTCGATCAGGTGGCTGCCGACGACGTTGATATCAAGGCACTGGCCGAGCGACTGAACGAGATCGGCATCCTGGCCGCGGAAATCTCCACGGATTTGGCCGCGTATCTCTCGGATCTGGACGCCGAGGGCCCCGAACGCCTGGCCTCACTGGAGGAACGCCGGTCGGACTTGAACCGACTGATTCGCAAGTATGCACCCAGCATTGATGAAGTGATTGCCTGGGCCAGCACCTCACGTGCCCGTCTCACGGAAATCCAGGGCGATGATGGCCGGATCGAATCCTTGCAAGCAGAAACCGAATCGCTGCGCACCGAGGTCTTGGAGCTGGCGGGCAAGCTCTCCAAGCTACGCGCCAAGGCCGCCAAGGAACTGGCCACTCGCGTGACGGCCGAGCTCGCGGCGCTGGCCATGCCGGACGCAAAGTTCGTGCTGGAGATTGAGAAGCTCACCGAACCGCACCGCTATGGTCTGGACTCCATCACCATGCTGCTGCAACCCCACGCCGGCTCCTCCCCACGCCCGCTGGGCAAGGGCGCCTCGGGCGGCGAGCTCTCGCGCGTCATGCTGGCCATCGAGGTGGTGCTTGCGGCCGTTGACCCGGTTCCGACGTTTGTTTTTGACGAGGTTGACGCCGGAGTCGGTGGCAAAGCCGCCGTCGAAATCGGAAAACGGCTGGCGATGCTTGCCAAGCATGTCCAGGTGATTGTGGTCACCCACCTGCCCCAGGTGGCAGCGTATGCCGACCGTCATGTGCGCGTCATTAAGTCCTCCAACGCCCAGGGTGCCGATGGCGCGGGCTTCACCGCCAGCGACGTAGTGCTGTTGGACGAGGGGGAGCGGGTGCGCGAATTGGCGCGGATGCTAGCGGGCCAAGAGGACTCATCCACCGCCCAGGCCCATGCCGAGGAACTGCTCGGTGAGGCGCAACTAATGGTGAGCTCACTGAGCTAA
- a CDS encoding CTP synthase, translating to MVQRNLSRDSRSSETTKHIFVTGGVASSLGKGLTASSLGHLLRARGLSVTMQKLDPYLNVDPGTMNPFQHGEVFVTDDGAETDLDIGHYERFLDENLTGMANVTTGQVYSEVIEKERRGDYLGDTVQVIPHITDEIKRRMRLPATEPGKGKKAPDVIITEIGGTVGDIESQPFLESARQVRQDIGRGNVFFVHVSLVPYIGPSQELKTKPTQHSVAALRSIGIQPDALVIRSDREIPPEMRVKLGKTCDVDPEAVINCADAPSIYDIPVVIHSQGLDAYIVQHLGMKFKDVNWSKWNKLLDAVHNPKHHLEIALVGKYIDLPDAYLSVTEALRAGGFANKTKVQIRWVPSDDCSTEAGAKKALAGVDAICVPGGFGIRGLEGKLGALKFARENGMPTLGLCLGLQSMVIEYARNVVGLADASSTEFEPDTKHPVIATMQEQLEIVDGKGDLGGTMRLGLYDATLTEGSVVAETYGKTAVAERHRHRYEVNNAYRAQLAEAGLVFSGTSPDGELVEFVELPKDVHPYYVSTQAHPELSSRPTRPHPLFAGLVKAALDHQKAGK from the coding sequence GTGGTGCAACGTAATCTTTCTCGTGATTCCCGGTCGTCTGAAACGACAAAACATATCTTCGTCACCGGCGGTGTGGCCTCGTCCCTCGGAAAGGGACTGACGGCTTCCAGCCTCGGTCACCTTCTTCGTGCGCGTGGTCTCTCCGTAACGATGCAGAAGCTAGACCCGTATCTGAATGTGGATCCGGGCACAATGAACCCCTTCCAGCACGGTGAAGTCTTTGTCACCGATGATGGCGCCGAAACCGATCTTGATATCGGTCACTACGAGCGCTTCTTGGACGAAAACCTCACCGGCATGGCGAACGTGACCACCGGACAGGTTTACTCCGAGGTCATCGAAAAGGAACGCCGCGGCGACTACCTTGGCGACACCGTTCAGGTCATCCCGCACATCACCGATGAGATCAAGCGCCGTATGCGCCTGCCGGCAACCGAGCCGGGCAAGGGCAAGAAGGCTCCCGACGTGATCATCACCGAAATCGGTGGCACCGTCGGGGACATCGAGTCCCAGCCGTTCCTCGAATCGGCACGCCAGGTCCGCCAAGACATCGGCCGCGGCAACGTGTTCTTCGTTCACGTCTCTCTGGTGCCCTACATCGGCCCCAGCCAGGAACTGAAGACCAAGCCAACCCAGCACTCGGTTGCCGCGTTGCGCTCCATCGGCATTCAACCAGATGCCCTCGTGATCCGTTCGGACCGCGAGATTCCCCCGGAAATGCGCGTCAAGCTCGGCAAGACCTGCGACGTTGACCCGGAAGCGGTCATCAACTGCGCCGACGCCCCGAGCATCTACGACATCCCGGTAGTCATCCACTCCCAGGGTTTGGACGCCTACATCGTTCAGCACCTGGGCATGAAGTTCAAGGATGTGAACTGGTCGAAGTGGAACAAGCTCCTCGACGCGGTACATAACCCGAAGCATCACCTGGAAATCGCGCTGGTCGGCAAGTACATCGACCTGCCCGATGCCTACCTCTCGGTCACCGAAGCACTGCGTGCCGGTGGTTTCGCAAACAAGACCAAGGTCCAGATCCGCTGGGTCCCGTCCGACGATTGCTCCACCGAGGCCGGCGCCAAGAAGGCACTGGCAGGCGTTGACGCCATCTGCGTACCCGGTGGCTTCGGCATCCGCGGACTCGAAGGCAAGTTGGGCGCACTGAAGTTCGCCCGCGAAAACGGCATGCCGACCCTGGGCCTGTGCCTGGGCCTGCAGTCGATGGTCATCGAATACGCCCGCAACGTGGTGGGCCTGGCCGATGCCTCCTCCACCGAATTCGAGCCAGATACCAAGCACCCGGTCATCGCGACCATGCAGGAGCAGCTGGAAATCGTTGATGGCAAGGGCGACCTGGGTGGCACCATGCGCCTGGGCCTCTACGACGCAACGCTCACCGAGGGTTCGGTTGTGGCAGAGACCTACGGCAAAACCGCCGTGGCCGAACGTCACCGCCACCGCTACGAGGTCAACAACGCCTACCGCGCACAGCTCGCGGAGGCAGGACTGGTCTTCTCCGGCACCTCGCCGGATGGCGAGCTGGTTGAATTCGTTGAACTGCCCAAGGACGTACACCCTTACTACGTCTCCACGCAGGCTCACCCGGAGCTCTCCAGCCGTCCGACCCGCCCGCACCCGCTCTTCGCAGGGTTGGTCAAGGCAGCGTTGGACCACCAGAAGGCCGGCAAATAA
- a CDS encoding NUDIX hydrolase has translation MEKTDGEALGDSFSPRRLLSSEKVYDGRIWDVVQDTFEYAPEMAPLVRDYIEHPGAVAVLVLNDANEVLMINQYRHPVRMNLWEIPAGLMDIEDEAPHLAAARELAEEADLIASDWAVLVDLFLSPGSSSEAIRIYLARNPREIPVDQRHERTDEEADMAISWVPLDDAINAVLAGRIHNPSAVAGLLAASAARLGNYASLRPVDTPFDVHPRLRSTEQAT, from the coding sequence ATGGAAAAAACAGACGGCGAGGCGCTGGGCGATTCGTTCAGCCCTCGCCGCCTGCTTTCTTCCGAGAAAGTCTATGACGGACGCATCTGGGACGTTGTGCAGGACACCTTCGAATATGCGCCAGAGATGGCGCCGCTGGTTCGTGACTACATCGAGCACCCCGGCGCCGTAGCAGTGCTGGTGCTCAACGACGCCAACGAGGTACTGATGATCAATCAGTACCGTCACCCGGTGCGCATGAACCTGTGGGAAATTCCCGCCGGACTCATGGATATCGAAGACGAAGCCCCGCACCTGGCCGCGGCGCGCGAATTGGCCGAGGAAGCAGACCTCATCGCCTCGGACTGGGCGGTGCTGGTCGACCTCTTCCTCTCCCCGGGTTCCTCCTCGGAAGCGATCCGCATCTACCTCGCGCGCAACCCCCGCGAAATCCCCGTGGATCAACGCCACGAGCGTACCGATGAGGAAGCCGACATGGCCATCTCCTGGGTTCCCCTCGATGACGCCATCAACGCCGTACTCGCCGGGCGGATCCATAACCCCTCCGCGGTGGCGGGCCTGCTGGCTGCTTCCGCGGCACGGCTTGGCAACTATGCCTCGCTGCGTCCGGTGGATACCCCGTTCGACGTCCATCCGCGGCTGCGTTCGACCGAACAAGCTACCTAG
- the xerD gene encoding site-specific tyrosine recombinase XerD, whose amino-acid sequence MSIGTEDATQKLGSIPAMGQAETMKLSIIDTTAVLEPIKDPVPELTPDPAQLPIGKHLAGYLQHLAVERGMAKNTVSAYRRDLYRYAAFLDAQSVHEPAQVNLGNLTAFAQAVRDGADGGAPLSARSAARTIVAVRGLHKFWELEGIAPTNPAVDLHPPTPGRRLPKAISVADVSAILDSVSTETSAGLRDKAILEFLYSTGARISEAVGLDVDDLHLERPASGPAVVRLFGKGSKERIVPLGSYAINALNAYLVRGRPELVAKGKGTAALFLNQRGGRLSRQSAWSVLTKAAERAGIEQDVSPHTLRHSFATHLLEGGADVRVVQELLGHASVTTTQVYTLVTADTLREIYAAAHPRAHH is encoded by the coding sequence ATGAGCATCGGCACCGAAGACGCGACCCAGAAGCTGGGTTCGATCCCCGCCATGGGCCAAGCCGAGACGATGAAGCTCAGCATCATCGATACCACCGCGGTACTGGAGCCGATCAAGGATCCTGTTCCCGAGCTGACGCCCGACCCGGCGCAGCTGCCCATCGGCAAGCACCTGGCCGGCTACCTGCAACATCTGGCCGTCGAGCGTGGCATGGCTAAAAACACCGTCAGTGCCTACCGGCGGGACCTTTACCGCTACGCCGCGTTCCTCGATGCTCAATCGGTGCACGAACCGGCCCAGGTGAACCTGGGCAACCTGACCGCCTTCGCCCAGGCCGTGCGTGATGGAGCCGACGGCGGCGCCCCACTGAGTGCTCGCTCCGCGGCACGCACCATTGTCGCCGTGCGCGGACTGCATAAGTTCTGGGAGCTTGAGGGCATCGCCCCGACCAACCCGGCCGTTGACTTACACCCACCGACCCCCGGGCGCCGACTGCCCAAAGCCATTTCGGTGGCCGATGTGAGCGCCATCCTGGATTCGGTATCCACCGAAACCTCCGCCGGCCTGCGCGATAAGGCGATCCTCGAATTTCTGTATTCCACCGGGGCCCGAATCTCCGAGGCAGTGGGACTCGATGTTGATGACCTGCACCTGGAACGCCCGGCGAGTGGACCGGCCGTGGTGCGACTCTTCGGCAAGGGCTCCAAGGAACGCATCGTCCCGCTGGGTTCCTACGCCATCAACGCGCTGAACGCCTACCTGGTCCGTGGGCGGCCCGAGCTGGTAGCCAAGGGCAAGGGCACGGCGGCCCTCTTCCTGAACCAGCGGGGCGGGCGGCTCTCCCGCCAATCGGCGTGGTCGGTACTCACCAAGGCCGCCGAACGCGCGGGCATCGAACAAGATGTCTCACCGCACACCCTGCGGCACTCCTTCGCCACCCACCTTCTAGAAGGTGGAGCCGATGTGCGTGTGGTTCAGGAGCTGTTGGGCCACGCCTCGGTGACCACCACGCAGGTTTATACCTTGGTCACCGCCGACACGCTGCGGGAAATCTACGCCGCGGCGCACCCCCGAGCCCACCACTAG
- a CDS encoding 8-oxo-dGTP diphosphatase, translating into MVHGVDGTQILLGLKQRGFGAGKMVAPGGKIEADESREQAAVRELFEETALITETDALLPAARVYFRFPANPAADMDCTIFLTTAFSGLPAASSELIPQWYPADNLPFGQMWDDSALWLGRILAGERFDALVRLATDNESVKHFATINWPGTKIPAIDATEADFPDIT; encoded by the coding sequence GTGGTGCATGGAGTCGACGGCACCCAGATTCTCCTGGGGCTGAAACAACGCGGGTTCGGTGCGGGCAAGATGGTGGCACCGGGTGGGAAGATCGAAGCGGATGAGAGCCGCGAGCAGGCGGCAGTCCGCGAACTATTCGAAGAGACCGCGCTGATCACCGAGACCGATGCGCTGCTGCCAGCGGCCCGGGTGTACTTCCGCTTCCCCGCGAACCCGGCCGCGGACATGGACTGCACGATCTTCCTCACCACCGCCTTCAGCGGTCTGCCGGCGGCCTCGTCCGAGCTCATCCCGCAGTGGTATCCGGCGGATAATTTGCCGTTTGGGCAAATGTGGGACGATTCGGCACTATGGCTGGGTCGAATTCTGGCTGGCGAACGGTTCGACGCCCTGGTGCGCCTTGCCACCGACAACGAATCGGTAAAACACTTTGCCACCATCAACTGGCCGGGAACAAAGATTCCCGCCATCGATGCAACCGAAGCCGACTTCCCGGACATTACCTAG
- a CDS encoding RNA polymerase sigma factor, whose protein sequence is MGARTALHVEELHRQYSQRVYGYVYRRTTDVQLAQQITNDVFRIAWQHQKEPSAEVLPWLLVTARNLIANEFRARRRQRSLVEKLGGAELARRPEPEDDPGSAVRDVLNTLRPQEREILMLAYWDLLSILEISSILECSPDSAKSRLFRARKAFSKKAPNQMLKGGTSDGQH, encoded by the coding sequence ATGGGTGCAAGAACCGCGTTGCATGTGGAAGAACTGCACCGGCAGTACTCCCAGCGCGTTTACGGCTACGTCTACCGCCGAACCACCGATGTGCAATTGGCCCAGCAGATCACCAATGACGTCTTCCGCATCGCCTGGCAGCACCAGAAGGAACCTTCCGCGGAGGTGTTGCCCTGGCTGCTGGTGACGGCACGGAACCTTATCGCCAATGAATTCAGGGCCCGGCGCCGCCAACGCAGCCTCGTTGAGAAGCTCGGTGGTGCCGAACTGGCCCGCCGCCCGGAGCCGGAGGATGACCCCGGTTCAGCGGTCCGCGACGTTCTGAACACCTTGCGCCCGCAGGAGCGCGAAATCCTCATGCTCGCCTACTGGGATTTGCTGAGCATCCTCGAAATCTCCTCGATCCTTGAATGTTCGCCCGATTCGGCCAAATCACGACTGTTCAGGGCGCGCAAGGCCTTCTCCAAGAAGGCACCGAACCAGATGTTGAAGGGTGGAACCTCAGATGGACAACATTGA